Within Gilvibacter sp. SZ-19, the genomic segment TTTGAAATTTTTTTCTCAGACCGACTTAAAATTGGGAATCTGATAATTCTTGTGAATTCCCCTTTGATTTGATTTGCAAGCTAATTGTCCTTGGCTACATTTACCCCGTTAGCAAAAACACCCATTATGGCTATTACAAAGCAATTTTTAAAATCAAAGCCGGTATGTAAAGTGACCTTTACTGTACCAGCAGAAGAGGCCAACGAAGTAAAAGTAGTTGGTTCCTTCAACGAGTGGAATCAAGAAGCCACTCCGCTAAAGAAACTAAAGAACGGAACCTTTAAAGGAACTGTGAATCTAGATAAAGGTGCCTCTTATGAGTTTCGTTATTGGATCGATGGCGCTTACGCCAACGACGAACAAGCCGATGCATACCAGTGGAACGACTTTGCAGGTGCAGACAACTGTGTCTTGAACCTCTAAGGTCTGGTAGTATTTAGTTCAGATGAGCCTCTCATTTTTTGAGAGGCTTTTTTTGTACCTTATTTTGAAGCTATTTAACCCATTCAATACTGGTTAAAAAATTACCCTTTCCGCACCTGTTCTTTGCCTTTTTATTGGTTCGTAGCGCTGCTATGCACCGCAAAAAAGGCTTCAAACAGTCACAAAAATGGTTAATTTTCACTTCAGTTTGAATAGATTAAATAACTTCTATTCTCTCAGCTAAAAATTTAAGGTCATGAAGAAACTACTCTTCTTATTTGCATTTTGTCTTACTACAATATCATTTGCACAGGATTATAAGAAAGATCTCGATGATGTTATCGCAGCTTCAGAAGGTTATATTGATATCTTTTACAAAGGTGACACAGCCTTGGCTTACACCTATATAGATAAAAGTCTTCGCAAAGTTGGTTGGCGTTTTAATGAAGAAAAGAAAGCTTATTCCGGTAACAGAGAATTGCCTTTTGAGGCCGTGATAGATCTTTCTAAACGATTAAAAGAAAGGCCTATTCCCAAAGATGCTCAAGCGATTCGAGAGGTTGAGGTTCTAGAGGTCAACGATAAGATCGCGATAACAAAGGTTACGGCTTCTTGGGGTATTGACTATCTGAATCTGGTTAAAAAGGACGGAGCCTGGAAGATCATCAATATTGTTTGGCAGTCGGCTCCACAATGGACCTATAGGCCAGAGGATTAACTGGAGTCGTCGCTGACAGCTTTGAGATAGAAAAAGTTGAGCAAAATTTGCGCAGATTTATGAATCTGAGTTGCTGACTGTTTGAAAAACCTCAAACAATTGGTAATTTATTGTGGGGAGGGGTTTGGGCCCCTAAGGACAAAATCCACTTTTTATTTCAATTACGATTATTGAAAGAACTGGGAAGTTCACCTCATATCTAGTGGCAAAATAATTGCTAATCTACCTCACAAAAGAGATGAGCATAAAAATAAATCAAGAATTCATAAGCTCCTCGATCTCCTCAACCTCAATAGGAATATTGCCCATCAGATTATGCGGTGCCCCCTTTTCTTGAACTACCACATCATCTTCTAAACGCACGCCGAAACCTTCTTCCGGAATGTAGATTCCAGGCTCAACGGTAAAGACCATATTGGCGGTCATGGGCTCCCAAAGAATACCATAATCATGCGTATCAAGACCAATATGGTGCGAAGTTCCGTGCATGAAGTATTTCTTGTAAGCCGGCCAATCTGGGTTCTCGTTCTGCACATCAGCTTTGTCGATTAGACCTAAGCCTAAAAGCTCCGAAGTCATAAGTTTGCCAACCTCTACATGATATTCCTTCCAGAGTGTGCCAGGTACCAGCATGGCTGTGGCTTCGTCCTTTACACGATTAACTGCATTGTAGACTGCTTTTTGGCGGTCTGTAAAACGACCATTTACTGGGATGGTTCTAGTCATATCACTGCTGTAGTTGGCGTATTCTGCGCCTACATCCATTAAGATAAGATCACCATCCTTACACTGCTGATTGTTCTCTATATAGTGCAATACATTGGCGTTGTTCCCGCTAGCAATGATAGGTGTGTAAGCAAATCCTTTAGATCTGTTTCTGAGGAATTCGTGCATGTATTCTGCTTCGATCTCATACTCCCAAACTCCTGGTTTTACAAAATCCAAAACACGACGAAATCCTTTTTCTGTGATGTTACAAGCTGTTTGCATCAAGTCCAATTCGATCTGATGTTTTACCGAGCGCAAGCGCTGCAAAATTGGGTTTGCTTTGGCCCAGGTATGTGCTGGGAACTGCGCCTTGGTCTTGGCGATAAAACGATCCTCACGGGTTTGGGTCTCAACGGCCTGACGGTAGTGTTCGTTCGTATTGAAATAGATACATTCCGCCTGAGTCATAAGTTCAAAGAAGATCTTGTCAAAGTCTTGCAGCCAATAAACCGTCTTGATCCCAGAGGTCTCGAAAGCTTTTTCCTTAGTGAGTTTTTCACCTTCCCAGACGGCAATGTGAGCGTTGGTCTCTCGTAAGAATAAAACCTCGCGGTGTTTTTCCTCTACAGCATCCGGAAACAACAAAAGAATACTTTCTTCCTGATCCACTCCGCTTAAAAACAAAATGTCTCTATGCTGATTAAAAGGCATAGTGCTATCTGCGCTTACAGGGTAAATGTCATTACTGTTAAAGACCGCAATACTCTTAGGCTTCATCGCTGCCATAAAGTTCTTGCGGTTGTGAATGTATAAGCTGTTGTCTATCGGATGGTATTTCATGATCTTCTAATTGAGCCCTAAAAGTAGCAAAATCTAAGCGTTTAAAAGGCTTAAGCCTGATGTTAAACTTCATCTAAAATTTTTGTGCTGGGAGCCCGAAGTCGTAATTTAACGTTCTGAATTAGTTCATTAACCAACCATTGATAAAAATGCGACACTACCTTCTCGCGCTGGGAATGCTCAGTTTTAGTTTTCTAAACGCGCAAACCCCGGCCACTTCTGCTGCTCAAGTAGAAGCCGGTATCCAAGCCAAAGCGCAACTCACGGAAACTTCATTAGTTAAGAACCTGCCATTTACCAACATTGGCCCTACGGTCATGAGTGGTCGAGTAGTTGACTTAGCCGTTAATCCAAACGATCCTACCGAGTTTTACGTAGGCTACGCTAGCGGCGGTGTTTGGTACACCAACAACAATGGGATCTCATTCTCGCCAGTGCTAGATAACAGTCCTACGCAAAATGTCGGGGATATTGCAGTCGATTGGAAAAACGGTACCCTATGGGTGGGGACTGGAGAGGTCAATGCTTCCCGTTCTTCTTATGCGGGGATCGGTTTGCTGCGTTCTGACGATATGGGAAAGACCTGGACCAATATGGGTCTAAAAGATTCGCATCACATCAGCAGGATCTTGATCAACCCAAACAACCCGGATGAAGTGGTTGTAGGTGTTGCAGGGCACTTGTATTCTACCAATGCCGAGCGCGGTGTATTCAAAACTGTGAACGGTGGTAAGACCTGGAACAAAGTACTTTTTGTGAACGATCAAACAGGGATAATAGACGTGGCTGTTGACCCGAACAACTTCAATAATATGTATGCCTCTGCCTGGGATAAGGATCGCAAAGCTTGGAACTTTAGAGGTAGCGGAGCAGGCAGTGGAATTTATAAATCTACCGATGCCGGAAACACTTGGACCAAGGTCAGTGTTCCTAACAGTGGCTTTCCAACAGGAGAAGGAGTTGGTAGAATTGGACTTTCCGTTGTAGATGCCAATACCGTATATGCCATACACGATAATCAAGATCGCAGACCAGATATGGGAGGTGGTCGTGGTAACGGTGGTTTGACAAAGAACGATTTTAAAGGTATGGCCAAGTCCGCCTTTTTAAGTTTGGAAGACAGCAAACTCAATGCTTTTCTTAGAGAGAATCGCTTTCCGCAGCAATACCAAG encodes:
- a CDS encoding nuclear transport factor 2 family protein, producing MKKLLFLFAFCLTTISFAQDYKKDLDDVIAASEGYIDIFYKGDTALAYTYIDKSLRKVGWRFNEEKKAYSGNRELPFEAVIDLSKRLKERPIPKDAQAIREVEVLEVNDKIAITKVTASWGIDYLNLVKKDGAWKIINIVWQSAPQWTYRPED
- a CDS encoding aminopeptidase P family protein yields the protein MKYHPIDNSLYIHNRKNFMAAMKPKSIAVFNSNDIYPVSADSTMPFNQHRDILFLSGVDQEESILLLFPDAVEEKHREVLFLRETNAHIAVWEGEKLTKEKAFETSGIKTVYWLQDFDKIFFELMTQAECIYFNTNEHYRQAVETQTREDRFIAKTKAQFPAHTWAKANPILQRLRSVKHQIELDLMQTACNITEKGFRRVLDFVKPGVWEYEIEAEYMHEFLRNRSKGFAYTPIIASGNNANVLHYIENNQQCKDGDLILMDVGAEYANYSSDMTRTIPVNGRFTDRQKAVYNAVNRVKDEATAMLVPGTLWKEYHVEVGKLMTSELLGLGLIDKADVQNENPDWPAYKKYFMHGTSHHIGLDTHDYGILWEPMTANMVFTVEPGIYIPEEGFGVRLEDDVVVQEKGAPHNLMGNIPIEVEEIEELMNS
- a CDS encoding isoamylase early set domain-containing protein, whose translation is MAITKQFLKSKPVCKVTFTVPAEEANEVKVVGSFNEWNQEATPLKKLKNGTFKGTVNLDKGASYEFRYWIDGAYANDEQADAYQWNDFAGADNCVLNL